From Hymenobacter sedentarius, a single genomic window includes:
- the dcd gene encoding dCTP deaminase has product MILTDQQILAEIEKGTIVIQPYDRSCLGTNSYDVHLGQYLATYRDEVLDARKHNEIDVFEIPETEGFVLQPGTLYLGVTQEYTETHATVPFLEGKSSVGRLGIDIHATAGKGDVGFCNHWTLEISVSMPVRVYRYMPIGQLIYFTVQGDVNTFYNRKLNAKYNDRTDKPVESMMWKNTW; this is encoded by the coding sequence ATGATTTTAACCGACCAGCAAATACTCGCGGAAATCGAAAAAGGCACCATCGTTATTCAGCCTTACGACCGCAGCTGCCTGGGTACCAATTCCTACGACGTGCACCTGGGCCAGTACCTCGCCACTTACCGCGATGAGGTGCTGGATGCCCGAAAGCACAACGAAATCGATGTTTTTGAAATCCCCGAAACCGAGGGGTTTGTGCTGCAGCCCGGCACGCTGTACCTGGGCGTAACCCAGGAATACACCGAGACCCATGCCACCGTGCCCTTCCTCGAAGGCAAGAGCAGCGTGGGCCGCCTCGGCATCGACATCCACGCCACCGCCGGCAAGGGCGACGTTGGCTTTTGCAACCATTGGACCCTGGAAATCAGCGTGTCCATGCCCGTGCGGGTGTACCGCTACATGCCCATCGGCCAGTTGATTTACTTCACGGTGCAGGGCGATGTCAACACCTTTTACAACCGCAAGCTGAACGCCAAATACAACGACCGCACCGACAAGCCAGTGGAGTCGATGATGTGGAAAAACACCTGGTAG
- the gldC gene encoding gliding motility protein GldC, producing MKKSEIRFSIALDENKVPEAISWSATDAGPDIHFAKAINIALWDREQVGTMKIDLWTKDMPVDEMKRFCVDNIGSMAENIVTATDDKEMAAKMRALCKELSDYLDQQEQGR from the coding sequence ATGAAAAAATCAGAAATCCGCTTCAGCATTGCCCTCGACGAAAACAAAGTCCCCGAGGCCATTAGCTGGTCGGCCACCGATGCGGGGCCGGACATCCACTTCGCCAAAGCCATCAACATTGCGCTGTGGGACCGGGAGCAGGTGGGCACCATGAAAATTGACCTCTGGACCAAGGACATGCCCGTCGATGAAATGAAGCGCTTCTGCGTGGACAACATCGGCTCGATGGCCGAAAACATTGTGACGGCCACCGACGACAAGGAAATGGCCGCCAAAATGCGGGCCCTCTGCAAAGAACTGTCCGATTACCTCGACCAGCAAGAGCAGGGCCGCTAA
- the dnaN gene encoding DNA polymerase III subunit beta, giving the protein MKFIVSSSALLKQLQSINGVVTNNPVVPILENFLFEIEAGKLTITASDLETSMITELPVEARETGRIAAPARILLDTLKNLPDQPVTFTLDEETYTIEISSSNGRYKLAGENAADFPRVPVVKGSAPIEMPSSSLARAINKTIFAVSTDELRPAMTGILVQLADNQVTFVATDGHRLLRYRRQDVGAGQTANLIIPRKAFNLLKGTLPSEATPVKMEFNQSNAFFSFNQMRLVCRLIDERYPDYENVIPVSNPNKLIINRAELLNSVRRISIYSNKTTHQVRLRLAGSELVVSAEDLDFSNEAKETLSCQYDGEDMEIGFNARFLLEMLSNIDSEEITLELSTPNRAGLLMPTTPDENESILMLVMPVMLNNYV; this is encoded by the coding sequence ATGAAATTCATCGTCTCATCCTCCGCGCTGCTCAAGCAGCTGCAAAGCATCAACGGCGTGGTTACGAACAACCCCGTGGTGCCCATTCTGGAGAACTTTCTCTTTGAGATTGAGGCCGGTAAGCTGACCATCACGGCCTCCGACCTGGAGACCAGCATGATTACCGAGCTGCCCGTGGAAGCCCGCGAAACCGGCCGGATTGCAGCCCCGGCGCGCATCCTGCTCGACACCCTGAAGAACCTGCCCGACCAGCCCGTGACCTTCACGCTGGACGAGGAAACCTACACCATCGAAATAAGCTCTTCCAACGGCCGCTACAAGCTGGCCGGCGAGAACGCCGCCGACTTCCCGCGCGTGCCCGTGGTGAAGGGTTCGGCCCCGATTGAAATGCCCTCGTCGTCGCTGGCCCGGGCCATCAACAAGACCATCTTCGCCGTAAGCACCGACGAGCTGCGCCCCGCCATGACCGGCATTCTGGTGCAGCTGGCCGACAACCAGGTAACCTTCGTGGCCACCGACGGCCACCGCCTGCTGCGCTACCGCCGCCAGGACGTGGGCGCCGGCCAAACCGCCAACCTCATCATCCCGCGCAAAGCCTTTAACCTGCTGAAAGGCACGCTGCCCTCCGAGGCTACGCCGGTGAAGATGGAGTTCAACCAGAGCAACGCCTTCTTTAGCTTCAACCAGATGCGCCTGGTGTGCCGCCTGATTGACGAGCGGTACCCGGACTACGAGAACGTGATTCCGGTGAGCAACCCCAACAAGCTCATCATCAACCGCGCGGAACTGCTCAATTCGGTGCGCCGCATCAGCATCTACTCCAACAAAACCACCCACCAGGTGCGCCTGCGCCTGGCCGGCTCCGAGCTGGTGGTATCGGCCGAGGACCTGGACTTCAGCAACGAAGCCAAGGAGACCCTGAGCTGCCAGTACGACGGCGAAGACATGGAAATCGGCTTCAACGCCCGCTTCCTCCTGGAAATGCTTTCCAACATCGACTCCGAGGAAATTACCCTTGAGCTGAGCACGCCCAACCGCGCCGGCCTGCTCATGCCCACCACCCCGGACGAAAACGAAAGCATCCTGATGCTGGTGATGCCGGTGATGCTCAACAACTACGTTTAA
- a CDS encoding WD40/YVTN/BNR-like repeat-containing protein: MKPTSTFQTAFFALVVLLLLGPAAVAQRKAAGRRNAPKSTGAVYDSVLYNGLRWRSIGPYRGGRAGTVAGVPGNPNLYYMGTAGGGVWRTTDGGGTWANITDKYFGGSVGAVAVSESDPNVIYAGEGEQTVRGNVSSGFGVWKSQDAGKTWANIGLKDSRHIGRIRIHPKNPDLVYVAAMGDLYKPGEMRGVYRSKDGGKNWQRVLFANPDAGAVDLILDPSNPRILYASTWNVRRTPYSFSSGGPGSGLWKSTDGGDTWADISRAEGLPTGTLGIIGVAVSPVNSQRVWALVEAEKGGMFRSDDGGVHWAKLSDDRNLRQRAWYYTRIYADPKDADVLYVMNVSYHKSKDGGRTFAASNAPHGDHHDLWIAPENPSRMIIADDGGAQISTDGGQNWTTYGNQPTGQFYRVVTDNHFPYRIYGAQQDNSTVRIAHRSGGNTIGDRDWESTAGGESAHLAVDPLNPDVVYGGSYDGYLARVDHANEQERMVNVWPDNPMGHGAEGMKYRFQWNFPLLFSPHDPKRLYAGSNHLHVTTNEGQSWEVISPDLTRNDPKTLGSSGGPITKDNTAVEYYGTIFAIAESAVEPGVIWTGSDDGLLHVTRDNGKTWTKVAPKGLPEWIQINSIEAHPTVKGAAYVAATMYKSGDFRPYLYKTADYGKTWTKITTGIPATHFTRVVRADPKRPGLLFAGTEYGMYISFNDGAQWQPFQLNLPPTPITDLTLKNDNLIAATQGRGFWLIDDVTPLHQLGAPVAASKFHLYKPTPSYKMEGSGTPDVPKTAGQNHPGGVMLYYYLAQKQDSTSAVKLEILDASGKLIRTFANTDRDLRDKNLTKEEKAKAKKELLPTRKGLNRFVWDLGYPDASRFEGLILWGGGTQGPKAVPGTYKARLTLNQETQETDFVVLADPRSKATPEDLKAQFDFLRDVQQKLTETHDAIRDIRTIRGQLRTITAPLKGQPNAKDVVDSAGAIEKKMTQIEELLYQTKNKSDQDPLNFPIQLNNKLANLASQVGNGSYRPTEQAEAFKKEVTEQINQQLSQFKMIKEQDIPALNKLIRDKGVDAITLPKQPAPAAPSSL; encoded by the coding sequence ATGAAGCCAACCTCAACCTTTCAAACCGCTTTCTTTGCTCTCGTGGTTTTGTTGCTGCTGGGGCCTGCAGCTGTGGCCCAGCGCAAGGCTGCCGGGCGCCGCAATGCGCCCAAGAGCACTGGCGCAGTTTATGACTCGGTCCTATACAACGGCTTGCGGTGGCGCTCCATTGGGCCGTACCGCGGTGGGCGGGCCGGCACCGTAGCAGGCGTGCCCGGCAACCCCAACCTCTACTACATGGGCACGGCTGGCGGCGGGGTGTGGCGCACCACCGACGGTGGCGGCACCTGGGCCAACATCACCGACAAATACTTTGGCGGCTCGGTGGGGGCGGTGGCCGTGAGCGAATCGGACCCGAACGTGATTTATGCCGGCGAAGGCGAGCAAACCGTGCGCGGCAACGTGTCGTCGGGCTTCGGGGTGTGGAAGTCGCAGGATGCGGGCAAGACCTGGGCCAATATTGGGCTGAAGGACTCGCGCCACATCGGCCGCATCCGCATTCACCCCAAAAACCCCGACTTGGTGTACGTGGCGGCCATGGGCGACCTGTATAAGCCCGGCGAGATGCGTGGGGTATATCGCAGCAAGGACGGCGGCAAAAACTGGCAACGAGTGCTGTTTGCCAACCCCGATGCCGGCGCCGTGGACCTTATTTTGGACCCTTCGAACCCCCGCATTCTCTACGCCAGCACTTGGAATGTGCGGCGCACGCCCTACAGCTTCTCGTCGGGCGGGCCGGGCTCGGGGCTCTGGAAAAGCACCGACGGCGGCGATACCTGGGCAGATATTTCGCGCGCTGAAGGGCTACCCACGGGTACGCTGGGCATCATCGGGGTGGCGGTATCGCCGGTTAATTCCCAACGCGTTTGGGCGCTGGTGGAAGCCGAAAAAGGCGGCATGTTCCGCTCCGACGACGGCGGCGTGCACTGGGCCAAGCTCAGCGACGACCGCAACCTGCGCCAGCGCGCCTGGTACTACACCCGCATCTACGCCGACCCGAAAGACGCCGACGTGCTGTACGTGATGAACGTGTCGTACCACAAAAGCAAGGACGGCGGGCGCACCTTCGCGGCCAGCAACGCCCCGCACGGCGACCACCACGACCTATGGATTGCCCCCGAAAACCCCAGCCGGATGATTATTGCCGACGACGGCGGGGCCCAAATCAGCACCGATGGCGGCCAGAACTGGACCACCTACGGCAACCAGCCCACCGGCCAGTTCTACCGCGTTGTGACCGACAACCACTTCCCGTACCGCATCTACGGGGCGCAGCAGGATAACTCTACCGTCCGGATAGCGCACCGCAGCGGCGGCAACACCATCGGTGACCGGGACTGGGAGAGCACCGCCGGCGGCGAAAGCGCGCACCTGGCCGTGGACCCGCTGAACCCCGACGTGGTGTACGGCGGCAGCTACGACGGCTACCTGGCCCGCGTAGACCACGCCAACGAGCAGGAGCGCATGGTAAACGTATGGCCCGACAACCCCATGGGCCACGGCGCCGAAGGCATGAAATACCGCTTTCAGTGGAATTTCCCGCTGCTGTTTTCGCCCCACGACCCCAAGCGGCTCTACGCCGGCTCGAACCACCTGCACGTGACCACCAACGAAGGCCAGTCGTGGGAGGTCATCAGCCCCGACCTGACCCGCAACGACCCCAAAACGCTGGGCTCCTCGGGCGGCCCCATTACCAAAGACAACACCGCCGTGGAGTACTACGGCACCATCTTCGCCATCGCCGAATCGGCGGTGGAGCCCGGCGTTATCTGGACCGGCTCCGACGATGGCCTGCTGCACGTGACCCGCGACAACGGCAAAACCTGGACGAAAGTGGCCCCCAAAGGCTTGCCCGAGTGGATTCAGATAAACAGCATTGAGGCACACCCCACGGTAAAGGGCGCGGCCTACGTGGCGGCCACGATGTACAAGTCGGGCGACTTCCGGCCCTACCTCTACAAAACCGCCGATTACGGCAAAACCTGGACGAAAATCACCACTGGCATTCCCGCCACCCACTTCACCCGTGTGGTGCGCGCCGACCCCAAGCGGCCCGGTCTGCTCTTCGCCGGCACTGAGTACGGTATGTACATTTCCTTTAATGATGGCGCGCAGTGGCAGCCGTTTCAGCTCAACCTGCCGCCCACGCCCATCACCGACCTCACCCTCAAAAACGACAACCTGATTGCGGCCACCCAGGGCCGGGGCTTTTGGCTGATTGACGACGTGACGCCCCTGCACCAGCTGGGCGCGCCGGTGGCAGCCAGCAAGTTTCACTTGTATAAGCCCACGCCGAGCTATAAGATGGAAGGCAGCGGCACGCCCGACGTCCCCAAAACCGCCGGCCAGAACCACCCCGGCGGCGTAATGCTGTACTACTACCTGGCTCAGAAACAGGACTCGACCAGCGCCGTGAAGCTGGAGATTCTAGATGCCAGTGGCAAGCTCATCCGCACCTTCGCCAACACCGACCGTGACCTGCGCGATAAAAACCTCACCAAGGAAGAGAAAGCCAAGGCCAAGAAAGAGCTGCTGCCCACGCGCAAGGGCCTGAACCGCTTCGTGTGGGACCTGGGCTACCCCGATGCCAGCCGCTTCGAAGGCCTCATCCTGTGGGGCGGGGGCACACAGGGGCCCAAAGCCGTACCCGGTACCTACAAAGCCCGCCTGACCCTCAACCAGGAAACCCAGGAAACTGACTTTGTGGTGCTGGCCGACCCCCGCAGCAAGGCCACGCCGGAAGACCTGAAAGCGCAGTTCGATTTCCTGCGCGACGTGCAGCAGAAACTCACCGAAACTCACGACGCCATCCGGGACATCCGCACCATTCGCGGGCAGCTCCGCACCATCACGGCGCCCCTGAAAGGCCAGCCCAACGCCAAGGACGTGGTGGACTCGGCCGGCGCCATCGAGAAGAAAATGACCCAGATTGAGGAGCTGCTGTACCAGACCAAAAACAAGAGCGACCAAGACCCGCTGAACTTCCCCATTCAGCTCAACAACAAGCTGGCGAACCTGGCCAGCCAGGTGGGCAATGGCAGCTACCGGCCCACCGAGCAGGCCGAGGCATTCAAGAAGGAGGTAACGGAGCAGATTAACCAGCAGCTCAGTCAGTTCAAGATGATAAAGGAGCAGGACATCCCCGCCCTCAACAAGCTCATTCGCGACAAGGGCGTGGACGCCATCACGCTGCCCAAGCAGCCGGCCCCGGCGGCGCCCAGCAGCTTGTAG
- a CDS encoding ferric reductase-like transmembrane domain-containing protein, with product MDISLLDLSSAAGLVATVLLTANFLLGMMLSTAYRKSWYWKKAPALVKRIPVADIHNWTAYVALAIAAVHPLLLVVDKTSKFTLVDVLFPLHAPHQRLFVALGALAFYALVLVVLTSQDGIRKRMGFRAWKNVHLISYATALLFVVHGVVMDPLLKDRPVDFFDAEKVLSEGCALLLLVATWFRVRYQMAKRKAPVEQAVASGAETDPRR from the coding sequence ATGGACATTTCCCTACTGGACCTTTCATCGGCGGCGGGCCTGGTGGCCACGGTGCTCCTTACCGCCAACTTCCTGTTGGGCATGATGCTCAGCACCGCCTACCGGAAGTCGTGGTACTGGAAGAAAGCCCCGGCCCTAGTGAAGCGCATTCCGGTAGCCGACATCCACAACTGGACGGCTTACGTGGCCCTGGCCATTGCTGCCGTGCATCCGCTGTTGCTGGTGGTCGATAAAACGTCAAAATTCACGCTGGTTGACGTGCTGTTTCCCCTGCATGCCCCGCATCAGCGGCTTTTTGTAGCACTGGGCGCCTTGGCATTTTACGCTTTGGTGCTCGTGGTACTCACGTCGCAGGATGGCATCCGCAAGCGCATGGGGTTTCGCGCCTGGAAAAACGTGCACCTGATTTCCTACGCCACGGCCCTGCTTTTCGTGGTGCACGGCGTGGTGATGGACCCGCTGCTGAAGGACCGGCCGGTAGATTTTTTTGATGCCGAAAAAGTACTGAGCGAAGGCTGCGCCCTGCTGCTGCTCGTGGCAACCTGGTTCCGGGTACGGTACCAGATGGCCAAACGCAAAGCACCGGTTGAGCAAGCCGTTGCCTCAGGGGCTGAAACTGACCCGCGGCGGTAG
- the gldG gene encoding gliding motility-associated ABC transporter substrate-binding protein GldG: MENTLNDAPLAAPVAASRKQRDLLYFAAILGFLLLINFVAQRFFFRIDMTEEKRYTMSPATKTLLRDLKQPVTITVYLTGDFPPAFRRLEQGVRETLTEFQVYGGANLNYIFIDPSAAGTEAARNQFYASLIKKGLKPTNLGATENGKRVEKIIFPWAVVSVGGQDKNVLLLRGNQAAAADVRLNQSIEGLEYELASTIRALVPGLRKRIGVIEGHGELSNAQAGDMLSTWQQQYDVYRVTLSKVPDLRALDAVVVAQPKSPYSEDDKFKLDQFITQGGKALFFVDALRVDLDSVSRNGVALATPYNLNLDDLFFKYGLRVNQNLLLDLNCGQIPLVTGMEGNKPKIEPMPWQLYPLINKFSPHPITRNLDAVYLKFVGNLDTVKAVGIRKTPLMTTSRYTRVLPAPVPINFNDARLEPNPKLYQKGFQPVAYLLEGQFPSLFANRARPGTLQFQPEKSPNGKPSKVLVISDGDFIRSEIDPKTGNPYRLGFDRLANTEFANRELVLNATDYLLDETGLISVRGKQITLRPLDKVKLAEQRRRWQLLNLGAPLALLGLFGAVRAWRRKRRYARFAA, encoded by the coding sequence ATGGAAAATACGTTGAATGATGCGCCGCTTGCGGCTCCTGTAGCGGCCTCGCGCAAGCAGCGCGACCTGCTTTACTTCGCGGCCATTCTTGGCTTCCTGCTGTTGATAAACTTCGTGGCGCAGCGCTTTTTCTTCCGCATCGACATGACGGAAGAGAAGCGCTACACGATGTCGCCGGCCACCAAAACGCTGCTGCGCGACCTCAAGCAGCCGGTTACCATCACGGTGTACCTTACCGGCGATTTCCCACCCGCCTTTCGCCGCCTGGAGCAGGGCGTGCGCGAAACGCTGACCGAGTTCCAGGTGTACGGCGGGGCCAATTTGAACTATATCTTCATCGACCCCAGCGCGGCCGGTACCGAAGCGGCCCGCAACCAATTCTACGCCTCGCTCATCAAAAAAGGGCTGAAGCCCACCAACCTCGGCGCCACCGAAAACGGCAAGCGCGTGGAGAAAATCATCTTCCCCTGGGCGGTGGTGAGCGTGGGCGGCCAGGACAAAAACGTGCTGCTGCTGCGCGGCAATCAAGCCGCCGCGGCCGACGTTCGGCTCAACCAAAGCATTGAAGGGCTGGAGTATGAGTTGGCCAGCACCATCCGCGCGCTCGTTCCCGGGCTGCGCAAGCGCATCGGGGTGATTGAAGGCCACGGTGAGCTCAGCAACGCCCAGGCCGGCGACATGCTCAGCACCTGGCAGCAACAGTACGACGTGTACCGCGTCACGCTCAGCAAGGTGCCCGACTTGCGCGCCCTCGACGCCGTAGTGGTGGCTCAACCCAAGTCGCCCTACTCGGAAGACGACAAGTTCAAGCTCGACCAGTTCATCACCCAGGGCGGCAAGGCGCTGTTCTTTGTGGATGCCCTGCGCGTGGACCTCGACAGCGTGAGCCGCAACGGCGTGGCCCTGGCTACGCCCTACAACCTCAACCTCGACGACCTCTTTTTCAAGTACGGCCTGCGCGTAAACCAGAACCTACTGCTCGACCTCAACTGCGGCCAGATTCCCCTGGTGACTGGCATGGAAGGCAACAAGCCCAAAATTGAGCCCATGCCCTGGCAGCTCTACCCGCTCATCAACAAGTTCAGCCCGCACCCCATCACCCGCAACCTCGACGCGGTGTACCTCAAGTTTGTGGGCAACCTCGACACCGTGAAGGCCGTGGGCATCCGCAAGACGCCTCTGATGACCACCTCGCGCTACACCCGCGTGCTGCCAGCGCCCGTGCCCATCAACTTCAACGACGCCCGCCTCGAGCCCAACCCCAAGCTGTACCAGAAAGGCTTCCAGCCGGTGGCTTACCTGCTCGAAGGCCAGTTCCCCTCGCTCTTTGCCAACCGCGCCCGGCCCGGCACGCTGCAGTTCCAGCCCGAAAAATCTCCCAACGGAAAACCCAGCAAAGTCCTGGTTATTTCCGATGGCGACTTCATCCGCTCGGAAATCGACCCCAAAACCGGCAACCCCTACCGCCTGGGCTTCGACCGCCTCGCCAACACCGAATTTGCCAACCGCGAGCTGGTGCTGAATGCCACCGACTATCTGCTCGACGAAACCGGCCTCATCTCGGTGCGCGGCAAGCAAATCACCCTCCGCCCCCTGGACAAGGTGAAGCTGGCCGAGCAGCGCCGCCGCTGGCAACTGCTCAACCTGGGTGCCCCACTGGCTTTGCTAGGGCTGTTTGGGGCCGTGCGGGCGTGGCGCCGGAAGCGGCGCTATGCGCGGTTTGCGGCCTAA
- the gldF gene encoding gliding motility-associated ABC transporter permease subunit GldF, translating to MLTILQKEFNAFLNSPVAYVVLGVFLIATGLFVWVFPDSSVLDYGYADLQTLFNLAPWIFLFLIPAITMRTFAEEKKAGTIELLLTRPLTDGQIIGGKYLACFILALLALIPTLLYYFSVYKLGNPEGNIDSAATVGSYLGLALLAAVFAAIGILASALTRDQIIAFLVAVVGCFLVYSGFDSLASVLEGGPAYYVSQLGIAAHYRDLSKGLIDSRDLVYFFSVVAVALQATRLALRSRNW from the coding sequence ATGCTAACAATCCTTCAAAAAGAATTCAACGCCTTCCTGAACTCCCCCGTCGCCTACGTGGTGCTGGGCGTGTTTCTGATTGCGACCGGCCTGTTTGTCTGGGTTTTTCCCGACAGCAGTGTGCTGGACTACGGCTATGCCGACCTGCAGACGCTGTTCAACCTGGCTCCGTGGATATTCCTGTTTCTGATTCCAGCCATCACCATGCGCACGTTTGCAGAGGAGAAAAAGGCCGGCACAATTGAGCTGCTCCTCACCCGTCCGCTCACCGATGGGCAGATTATCGGCGGCAAGTACCTGGCCTGCTTTATCCTGGCCTTGCTGGCCCTGATTCCGACGCTGCTGTATTACTTCTCGGTTTACAAGTTGGGCAACCCGGAAGGCAATATCGATTCGGCCGCCACGGTGGGCTCCTACCTGGGGCTAGCGCTGCTGGCGGCGGTGTTTGCGGCCATCGGCATTCTGGCCTCGGCCCTCACGCGCGACCAAATTATCGCGTTTCTGGTGGCGGTGGTGGGCTGTTTTCTGGTGTACTCCGGGTTCGATTCGCTGGCATCGGTGCTGGAAGGCGGCCCGGCGTATTACGTGAGCCAGCTGGGCATTGCGGCGCACTACCGCGACTTGAGCAAGGGCCTGATTGACTCGCGCGACTTGGTTTATTTCTTCAGCGTGGTTGCGGTGGCTTTGCAGGCCACGCGACTGGCCTTACGCAGCCGTAACTGGTAA
- the gldA gene encoding gliding motility-associated ABC transporter ATP-binding subunit GldA, with the protein MVEIEHLTKTYGTQNAVDDISFTAGKGEIVGFLGPNGAGKSTTMKIATGYLPPTSGTVRVAGHDVLTESLAVRRHVGYLPEHNPLYLDMYVHEYLEFIGSVHGLRGPGLRTRVAELVRRVGLSREQNKQIGALSKGYRQRVGLAQALIHDPDVLILDEPTTGLDPNQILEIRQLIREVGEDKTVIFSTHILPEVTALCSRVLIISRGKLVADSPVAELAARAAGETVVRAEFEGTVAPSLLAKLPGVRHVETAPDGAILLRTAPGTDPRAAVSRLAAQEGWILLGLRQEQQSLEEVFGELTK; encoded by the coding sequence ATGGTAGAAATAGAACACCTGACCAAAACCTACGGCACCCAAAACGCCGTGGACGACATCAGCTTCACGGCTGGCAAGGGCGAAATCGTGGGTTTCCTGGGGCCTAACGGTGCGGGCAAAAGCACCACGATGAAGATTGCCACCGGCTACCTTCCTCCTACCTCCGGCACGGTGCGCGTGGCCGGGCACGACGTGCTCACCGAAAGCCTAGCCGTGCGCCGGCATGTGGGCTACCTGCCTGAGCACAACCCGCTCTACCTCGACATGTACGTGCACGAGTACCTCGAATTCATCGGCTCGGTGCACGGGCTGCGCGGCCCTGGCTTGCGCACGCGCGTGGCCGAGCTGGTGCGGCGAGTGGGCCTGAGCCGCGAGCAAAACAAGCAAATCGGGGCGCTCAGCAAGGGCTACCGGCAGCGGGTTGGGCTGGCCCAGGCCCTCATTCATGACCCGGACGTGCTGATTCTGGACGAGCCCACCACCGGCCTCGACCCCAACCAGATTCTGGAAATCCGGCAGCTCATCCGGGAAGTCGGCGAAGACAAAACCGTCATTTTCAGTACCCACATTCTGCCCGAAGTCACGGCCCTGTGCTCGCGCGTGCTCATCATCAGCCGGGGCAAGCTGGTGGCCGACAGCCCCGTGGCCGAGCTAGCTGCCCGCGCCGCTGGCGAAACCGTGGTGCGCGCCGAGTTCGAAGGCACCGTGGCCCCGTCCCTGCTGGCCAAGCTTCCAGGCGTGCGCCACGTCGAAACCGCGCCGGATGGCGCCATCCTGCTCCGCACCGCGCCCGGCACCGACCCGCGCGCGGCCGTGTCGCGGCTGGCCGCGCAGGAAGGCTGGATTTTGCTAGGGCTGCGGCAGGAGCAGCAGAGCCTGGAAGAGGTGTTTGGGGAGCTCACCAAGTAG
- a CDS encoding SDR family oxidoreductase has protein sequence MDLTGKVAIVTGAGKGIGRATVEALLARGAAVAGWGRTAPEGLVHDRFQFFECDVRDEVAVAEAFTNTVRELGPEIHVLVNNAGLGIMGEVDGFKSKDWKAMFDTNVHGVFLCTRAVLPQMKRQHQGHIVNVASLAGTAGSAGMSGYCATKFAVRGFSDALFKEVRPAGIRVTCVMPGSVETHFNGNQPGATPDPHKMTPESVAAAMVHAIEAPDTTMISEIQLRPANVK, from the coding sequence ATGGACCTCACCGGCAAAGTAGCCATCGTCACGGGCGCGGGCAAAGGAATAGGACGAGCCACCGTGGAAGCCCTGCTGGCCCGCGGCGCCGCCGTAGCGGGCTGGGGCCGCACCGCCCCCGAAGGCCTGGTGCACGACCGATTCCAGTTTTTTGAGTGCGACGTGCGCGACGAAGTAGCCGTAGCCGAAGCCTTCACCAACACCGTGCGGGAGCTGGGCCCGGAAATTCACGTGCTGGTAAACAACGCCGGCCTGGGCATCATGGGCGAAGTCGATGGCTTTAAATCCAAAGACTGGAAAGCGATGTTCGATACCAACGTGCACGGGGTTTTCCTGTGCACCCGCGCCGTGCTCCCGCAGATGAAGCGCCAGCACCAGGGCCACATCGTGAACGTGGCCTCGCTGGCGGGCACGGCGGGCTCCGCCGGAATGTCGGGTTACTGCGCCACCAAATTTGCCGTGCGCGGCTTTTCCGATGCGCTGTTTAAGGAAGTACGGCCGGCCGGCATCCGCGTCACGTGCGTCATGCCGGGCTCAGTGGAAACCCATTTCAACGGCAACCAGCCCGGAGCCACGCCCGACCCGCATAAAATGACGCCCGAATCCGTTGCGGCGGCCATGGTGCACGCCATTGAAGCCCCGGATACAACCATGATTTCCGAAATTCAGCTACGGCCGGCCAACGTCAAGTAG